Proteins from a single region of Paenibacillus sp. BIHB 4019:
- a CDS encoding VanW family protein translates to MKKLHLISIYVFALLLAASVSSGGLTYYAEQRTVPAGVTAGGLDIGGLPIPEAIKLLNDYEQALGARELTVATGNAGSDRRTWRAEAFGYKADTSEVRGALQQLGKGALWEAVKYRYHFPRNFELAQTFDQALFEKLIRQQWGWLEQNEPKDAARIITDQDEIFYEPEAEAYRIEMSRLSADVKSWLWLAAAAKSPAEQAAYNTELPVLTLSPSVTIEQLKAQGVERKMMSFTTDFAASAEGRAYNVASTAAALDNWLLAPGEIFDYSKVIRRVEEKYGFREAPVILNGNLVPGIGGGICQVSSTLYNAALRAGLEIVERRNHSLPVSYLPVGQDATYADGAINFRFRNSTDKYIVIRATSAGRKLTIKLFGKMSEDVQYRIESVTVGTLSPEVQQLQDPALPAGTRKVIAPGRNGYVVDTYRVALEKGKPPIKERISRDTYRAQPTVIHIGTGKAGGTDQAPAPQLDPAPNAPSTPNGSGTPTEPLLEDGIS, encoded by the coding sequence TTGAAAAAATTGCATCTCATCAGCATTTATGTATTTGCCCTGCTGCTTGCAGCGTCCGTCAGCTCAGGCGGACTCACGTATTATGCCGAGCAGCGCACCGTTCCGGCAGGCGTAACCGCGGGAGGGCTGGATATTGGCGGGCTGCCTATCCCAGAAGCGATTAAACTGCTAAATGACTATGAGCAGGCGCTTGGAGCGCGTGAACTGACAGTCGCCACCGGCAATGCCGGCTCGGACAGGCGCACGTGGAGGGCCGAAGCGTTTGGCTACAAGGCCGATACCTCCGAGGTGCGCGGGGCTTTGCAGCAGCTTGGCAAAGGGGCGTTATGGGAAGCAGTGAAATACCGCTATCATTTTCCGCGAAACTTTGAGCTTGCGCAGACGTTTGATCAAGCTTTGTTCGAAAAGCTTATACGCCAGCAGTGGGGCTGGCTGGAGCAAAATGAGCCCAAGGATGCAGCTCGTATTATTACGGACCAGGATGAAATTTTTTATGAGCCGGAAGCAGAAGCATACCGTATTGAAATGAGCCGACTATCCGCTGACGTGAAAAGCTGGCTTTGGCTCGCCGCCGCTGCTAAATCCCCTGCGGAGCAAGCGGCATATAACACCGAACTTCCTGTCCTTACCCTTTCTCCCTCCGTCACGATCGAGCAGCTTAAAGCGCAAGGGGTTGAGCGCAAAATGATGTCATTCACGACCGACTTCGCTGCAAGTGCCGAGGGCCGCGCCTATAATGTCGCCTCAACGGCGGCTGCTCTCGACAACTGGCTGCTGGCTCCTGGCGAAATTTTTGATTACAGCAAAGTCATTCGCAGGGTTGAGGAAAAATACGGCTTTCGGGAAGCTCCCGTCATCTTGAACGGCAACCTTGTTCCCGGTATCGGCGGCGGCATCTGCCAAGTGTCCAGCACGCTTTACAACGCCGCACTGCGCGCAGGCCTTGAAATTGTCGAAAGACGCAACCACTCGCTGCCCGTCTCTTATTTGCCCGTTGGACAAGACGCTACCTATGCCGACGGCGCCATAAACTTTCGGTTTCGCAATTCAACGGACAAGTACATTGTCATTCGCGCAACATCTGCGGGCCGCAAGCTGACAATCAAGCTGTTCGGAAAAATGTCCGAGGATGTCCAATACCGCATTGAATCGGTTACCGTCGGCACTTTGTCTCCAGAGGTGCAGCAGCTACAAGACCCTGCGCTGCCAGCTGGCACACGCAAGGTGATTGCTCCAGGACGAAACGGCTATGTCGTCGACACATACAGAGTGGCGCTGGAAAAGGGCAAACCTCCAATTAAGGAACGCATTTCGCGCGACACTTACCGTGCCCAGCCTACTGTCATTCATATTGGCACAGGGAAAGCAGGGGGCACCGATCAAGCACCAGCACCACAACTCGATCCGGCTCCAAACGCACCGAGTACACCAAATGGATCGGGCACACCGACAGAGCCGCTGCTTGAGGACGGCATTAGCTAG